The sequence GGGCCGGGGCCTCTACTCGACATCGCGCATCTGGATGCGATCCGGTATCCAATCGCCTGGACACCAACGTCCACGCCAGCCCATAGCCCACAACCAATGGGCAGTCGGTCGGCCCGCGGCACATGGCGTTGATTGCCGCTGACCACTCAGTCGGAGTCGACGTGACCGCAGACGAGCTTTTCTATTCCCCACCGCTACCCTGTCTCGCGTCTATTTACGTCACAGTGACGATAGACCACAGGGTGGCTGTATGCGTGAAACACGTTGGTGCGCAAACATTTTATGGGTTGGCTCCCGATGGGCCGTTCATGTCGGCGCGACCACGGCCGAGCGCTCGGCAAATTGGTGCTCGCCGGCACCATCCTCAGCTGAATGCTGCTGACCGTTCTCGCTGTAGCGTGCAGCCAGGCCCGCCGTTCGGCGCAAGCTCTCCCGCGGAATGATCGCCTATCGACAACCGGCTGACAGCGCAGGCAACCGTGCGGCACAGTGATCCTTATGACCAGCCGAAAGACGCCGGGGCCCAAAGAGGTCAAGGCCGCAGCACAAGCGGCCGCAGAGACCGCGCAGTCGATCGCCGGCGGTGCGATGCGGATCCCGCCCGCAACCCTTCAAATCGCCGCTCAACTCCCGGATATGCTCGAGAACATAGCGACCGCCACCGAACGCCTGAACGAAGCGATCGATCGTGCCGAACGATTCCTGGCGCTGGCTGATCCCATGATTCGGACCATGGATCACCTGCTACCCCAGCTCGAGTCGCTTGTCGCGACAAGCGATGAGGTCTTCAAGACCGTTTCATCGCTTCCCGGTGTCTCGACAATCGGTCGGCTTGCAGGCGGCCCTACGCCATCAACGCGAAAGCGCTCAAGTCCTAAAGGGCCTTAGATGACCGCCGCCGACCGACCCGCCGAGACGGCGACGATCAGACCACCACCACCGCCGGGCCCCCGGGCGATCGCGCCGCTGCGCCCGTTCGTCGCCGCCGCCTGCGGTGCTGGCTATCTGGTCGCGGGCGAATGGTTGATACGTCGACTCTTCGCGCGGTACGGACCAATGGTGTCGATCCCGCTACCCGGCATCCCCGTGGTTCTCATCAAGGACCCGCAATTGGTCAAGCAGGTGTTCACCGAGAAGCCCGACGTCCTCCTGGGCGGCAAGGGAGTGCGCCCGTCGGCGCTCATCTACGGAACGGGCTCGATGTTCGTGCAAGAGGAGCCTGAGCATCTTCGCCGACGAAAGCTGTTGACGCCGCCGCTGCACGGCAAGGCACTCGAGAACTATCGGCCCATCATCGCCGACAGCACGCAGGAGGCACTGACGTCGTGGCCGGCGGACAAGCCGTTCGAGATGTTGCATGCAGCCCGTGATCTCGCGCTCGACGTGATCGTCCGCGTCATGTTCGGAGTCGAAGACCACGCCGAACGCAGCCGTCTCGGGCACCCCTTCGAGACACTGCTCGACCTGGGATCGTCGGAACAGCTGATCGTGCGGGTCGCACTGCACTCGGTCGGCGGACTCAAGCGCTGGCCCAAGCTCGACCGCGCCAACCGGGGCATCGACGATCTGCTGACGCCGATGATCGCGGCCCGCCGCGAGGACCCTGGCTTGGAGAACCGCACGGACATCATGTCGCTGTTGCTCACCGCCCGCGGTGAGGACGGAGAGCATCTGAGCGACAAAGAGGTTCGCGACGATCTCGTGACGCTGGTGCTCGCGGGCCATGAGACGACGGCGACGACGCTGGCCTGGATGGTCGACCTGCTGCTGCATCACCCTGACGCGATGGCGAAGGTACAGGCGGAGGCCGACGCAGCCGAGTCGACCACGTACACGCAGGCGGTGATCAACGAAACGCTCCGCATCCGCCCACCCTCGCCCTTCACCGGGCGCTACACAGTCGGCGACTATCAACTCGGCGGATACACGGTGCCGGCCGGGACCCGAATCGTTCCGCATATCGGCGAAGTGAATCTCGACGCCACGACCTACGACCGACCACAGGAATTCCGGCCTGAGCGTTTCCTCGACGCGAACCCGCCGACGTACGCCTGGATCCCCTTCGGCGGCGGCATCAAGCGTTGTCTCGGTGCGAGCTTCAGCATCCTGGAGCTGACCGTGGTCCTGCAGACGCTGCTGAGTTCCGGCCGATTCGAGGCCGTACATGACCGCGGGGACCGTCAGGTCCGACGCGGGATCGTTTTGCTGCCCCATCGCGGGGTTCGCGTCCGCTACCAATCCTGACGGGTCATAATTCTGCGAGCCTTTTGCCGAAGACGAAGGAGTCGCCGATGGAGATCGACCCGGCCGCGACCGCCTGGGTGCTCGCCTGCACAGCACTGGTCCTGTTGATGACACCCGGTCTCGCCATCTTCTACGGCGGTATGGTCCGGTCGACGGGCGTGCTCAACATCATCATGATGTGCTTCATCTCCATCCCCGTCGTGACGATCGCGTGGTTGTTCGCCGGCTATTCGCTCGCCTTCGGTCAGGACGCCGGCGGTGGGCTCATCGGCAACCTCGACCACTTCGGCCTGCTCGGAATCGATCCGACGACCGTCCGGTCCGGTATCCCCGAACTGCTCTTCCTCACTTTCCAACTCGGCTTCGCGATCGTCACCGCCGCACTGGTCTGCGGTGCGATCGCCGACCGCGCCCGGTTCTCGGCATGGATGATCTACGTCGCCGTCTGGACCGTGGCCATCTATGCGCCCGTCGCGCACTGGGTCTGGGGCCCCGACGGCTGGCTGGCCTCGTTCGGAACTGTCGACTATGCGGGCGGCCTGGTCGTCGAGATCGTGTCCGGGGCGTCCGCGCTGGCGCTGGCGCTTGTGCTCGGCCCGCGGATCGGGTTCAAGTCCGAGGCGATGCGTCCGCACAACCTTCCGTTCGTGCTGCTCGGTGTGGGGCTGCTGTGGTTCGGCTGGTTCGGCTTCAACGCGGGCTCGGCGCTCGCCGCGGACGGCAAGGCCTCGGTGGTCTTCCTCAACACGCTGATCGCCGGCTGCCTCGGGATGCTGGGCTGGATCTTCGTCGAACGGCTTCGGGACGGGCGGCCGACGACGTTCGGCGCGGCCTCCGGTGTGGTCGCTGGACTGGTCGCCATCACACCGTCGTGCGGATTCGTCGCGCCGATAGGCGCATTCGTCGTCGGACTGGCCGCAGGCGTGGTGTGTTCATTCGCGGTCGGCTGGAAATTCAAGGCCGGCTACGACGACTCGCTCGACGT is a genomic window of Mycobacterium sp. ITM-2016-00318 containing:
- a CDS encoding cytochrome P450 translates to MTAADRPAETATIRPPPPPGPRAIAPLRPFVAAACGAGYLVAGEWLIRRLFARYGPMVSIPLPGIPVVLIKDPQLVKQVFTEKPDVLLGGKGVRPSALIYGTGSMFVQEEPEHLRRRKLLTPPLHGKALENYRPIIADSTQEALTSWPADKPFEMLHAARDLALDVIVRVMFGVEDHAERSRLGHPFETLLDLGSSEQLIVRVALHSVGGLKRWPKLDRANRGIDDLLTPMIAARREDPGLENRTDIMSLLLTARGEDGEHLSDKEVRDDLVTLVLAGHETTATTLAWMVDLLLHHPDAMAKVQAEADAAESTTYTQAVINETLRIRPPSPFTGRYTVGDYQLGGYTVPAGTRIVPHIGEVNLDATTYDRPQEFRPERFLDANPPTYAWIPFGGGIKRCLGASFSILELTVVLQTLLSSGRFEAVHDRGDRQVRRGIVLLPHRGVRVRYQS
- a CDS encoding ammonium transporter; the protein is MEIDPAATAWVLACTALVLLMTPGLAIFYGGMVRSTGVLNIIMMCFISIPVVTIAWLFAGYSLAFGQDAGGGLIGNLDHFGLLGIDPTTVRSGIPELLFLTFQLGFAIVTAALVCGAIADRARFSAWMIYVAVWTVAIYAPVAHWVWGPDGWLASFGTVDYAGGLVVEIVSGASALALALVLGPRIGFKSEAMRPHNLPFVLLGVGLLWFGWFGFNAGSALAADGKASVVFLNTLIAGCLGMLGWIFVERLRDGRPTTFGAASGVVAGLVAITPSCGFVAPIGAFVVGLAAGVVCSFAVGWKFKAGYDDSLDVVGVHFVGGVVGTFLIGLLAAEVVSGGVEGLFYGGGLSLLGKQALAIPVVALFAFVVSFLIGKVIDVTFGFRIEREDEISGIDLAQHAETAYTEGVHGAAQKRPGLN